Proteins encoded together in one Pontiella desulfatans window:
- a CDS encoding 3-keto-disaccharide hydrolase, which translates to MKTTSIKRTLPCIIGLASLTQFALGNQVSESQVQYIKKYEKQANVPVPAEMLLNTDPEPQLESGFTALYNGKDLAGWTPLGGTCTFEAKGDTILGTCVKGSPSTYLSTVKADYADFIFTAEMKWEVDGNSGVMFRGLQKPGKNDAVIVYGPQAEMEGFATGRGWSGGIYGQSAGGWFYPLWLESHAEARNALKEGDWNRITIKAQGDTFKTWINGVPAGHLKNDEYKQGFFSLQVHSGKQGCIHFRNLKVKEL; encoded by the coding sequence ATGAAAACAACATCCATTAAACGAACGCTGCCCTGCATAATTGGACTCGCAAGCCTAACGCAATTCGCCCTGGGCAACCAGGTTTCCGAAAGCCAAGTGCAATATATCAAGAAATATGAAAAGCAGGCCAACGTACCGGTTCCCGCCGAAATGCTGCTCAACACCGATCCCGAGCCGCAGCTCGAGAGCGGGTTCACCGCATTGTACAACGGCAAAGACCTCGCCGGGTGGACGCCCCTGGGCGGCACGTGCACCTTTGAAGCAAAGGGCGACACCATCTTGGGCACCTGCGTGAAGGGCTCCCCAAGCACCTACCTCTCCACCGTAAAAGCCGATTATGCCGACTTCATCTTCACCGCCGAAATGAAATGGGAAGTCGATGGAAACTCCGGCGTGATGTTCCGCGGCTTGCAAAAACCCGGGAAGAACGACGCTGTCATCGTCTATGGCCCGCAGGCCGAAATGGAAGGCTTTGCAACCGGTCGTGGCTGGTCGGGCGGCATCTATGGCCAAAGCGCCGGAGGCTGGTTCTACCCGCTTTGGCTCGAATCCCACGCCGAAGCGCGCAATGCGTTGAAAGAAGGGGACTGGAACCGCATCACCATCAAAGCCCAGGGCGACACCTTCAAAACCTGGATCAACGGCGTTCCGGCCGGCCACTTGAAAAACGACGAATACAAGCAGGGCTTCTTCAGCCTCCAGGTTCATTCCGGCAAACAGGGTTGCATCCACTTCCGCAACCTCAAGGTTAAGGAGCTGTAA